A genomic region of uncultured Paludibaculum sp. contains the following coding sequences:
- a CDS encoding cbb3-type cytochrome c oxidase subunit II has translation MLRKADSSFGFAIGAALLFFFIGGTLTTIVPPLVDKTWAKPFENNDPAKGPTGKLKPYTEFELKGRAVYVREGCWYCHTQQTRTLLADTKRSGWKGVDSPISTPDEFVYDTPHMFGTKRTGPDLSRVGGKYDSQWHRTHFRNPRDLVPGSIMPPFPWIAENPEELRAITAYLQTLGRSKNWRPDNDYEK, from the coding sequence ATGCTAAGAAAAGCGGATTCCAGTTTCGGCTTCGCCATCGGCGCGGCGCTTCTCTTCTTCTTTATTGGCGGCACTCTCACCACCATCGTTCCGCCGCTCGTCGACAAGACCTGGGCCAAGCCGTTCGAGAACAACGATCCCGCCAAGGGACCCACGGGCAAGCTCAAGCCCTATACCGAGTTCGAGCTCAAAGGGCGCGCCGTCTACGTGCGCGAAGGCTGTTGGTATTGCCATACCCAGCAGACCCGCACCCTGCTCGCTGACACCAAACGCTCCGGCTGGAAGGGCGTCGACTCGCCCATCTCCACCCCCGACGAGTTCGTCTACGACACGCCGCATATGTTCGGCACCAAGCGCACCGGCCCCGACCTCTCCCGAGTCGGCGGCAAGTACGACAGCCAGTGGCACCGCACCCACTTCCGCAATCCGCGCGATCTGGTGCCAGGTTCCATCATGCCGCCTTTCCCCTGGATCGCCGAGAATCCCGAGGAACTGCGGGCCATCACCGCTTACCTCCAGACGCTGGGCCGCTCCAAGAACTGGCGGCCTGACAACGACTACGAGAAATAG
- a CDS encoding cbb3-type cytochrome c oxidase subunit I, producing MPEEINKSVDTRSPAASALALVHDDTTAKWFLISSIAYFFIVGIIAVTIAAKFVWPSLLGTVQYLTYGRLRPLHVNGMLFGWLLAADMGLSFFMVPRLCAVKLWSEKLGIATAILWNVIILGAVVSLLMGWNQGLEYAELPLPLDIAVVVAWIMFGVNIFMTIASRKYDQMYVSIWYIMGTILWTAFVYLTGNFAVLFATGTNQANLNWMYVHNAVGLIFTPVGLAIAYYFIPKSSNTPLYSHKLSMIGFWSLAFVYVWTGAHHMLHGPISQWLQTISIAFSVMLLIPVWAVVYNFFATMKGQWHQLKDNVPLKFLMSGVVFYLLTCFQGPMHSLRTVNAIVSKTDWIPGHAHMAVLGAFSFFAIAGCYHMIPRVFKTTIFSEALANWSFWFLMFGGLGFFVTLWLGGFWQGWQWNNPSIPFIDTVIALKPVWIVRFFSGILMFLGIVSFGYNIMATILGAKDRPAAA from the coding sequence ATGCCTGAGGAAATCAACAAGAGTGTCGATACGCGCTCCCCGGCGGCCTCCGCGCTTGCCCTGGTGCACGACGACACAACGGCCAAATGGTTCCTGATCAGTTCCATCGCCTACTTCTTCATCGTCGGGATCATCGCCGTCACCATTGCCGCCAAGTTCGTCTGGCCCAGCCTGCTGGGGACGGTGCAATACCTCACCTACGGCCGCCTGCGCCCGCTGCACGTCAACGGCATGCTGTTCGGCTGGCTGCTGGCCGCCGACATGGGCCTCTCGTTCTTCATGGTGCCGCGGCTCTGCGCCGTCAAACTCTGGAGCGAAAAGCTCGGCATCGCTACGGCCATCCTTTGGAACGTCATCATCCTGGGTGCCGTGGTCTCCCTCCTCATGGGCTGGAACCAGGGTCTGGAATATGCCGAACTGCCCCTGCCTCTCGACATCGCCGTCGTCGTGGCCTGGATCATGTTTGGCGTCAACATCTTCATGACCATCGCCTCCCGGAAGTACGACCAGATGTACGTCTCCATCTGGTACATCATGGGCACCATCCTCTGGACCGCCTTCGTCTACCTCACGGGCAACTTCGCTGTCCTGTTCGCCACCGGTACCAATCAGGCCAACCTCAACTGGATGTACGTCCACAACGCCGTGGGCCTCATCTTCACGCCCGTCGGCCTGGCCATCGCCTACTACTTCATTCCGAAGTCCTCCAACACGCCGCTCTACAGCCATAAGCTCTCCATGATCGGCTTCTGGTCGCTGGCCTTCGTCTATGTCTGGACCGGCGCCCACCACATGCTCCACGGACCCATCTCCCAGTGGCTGCAGACCATCTCCATCGCCTTCTCCGTGATGCTCCTCATCCCGGTCTGGGCCGTGGTCTACAACTTCTTCGCCACCATGAAGGGCCAGTGGCATCAGCTCAAGGACAACGTGCCCCTGAAATTCCTCATGTCGGGCGTCGTCTTCTACCTGCTCACCTGCTTCCAGGGACCCATGCACAGCCTGCGCACCGTGAACGCCATCGTCTCCAAGACCGATTGGATTCCCGGCCACGCCCACATGGCCGTTCTCGGCGCCTTCAGTTTCTTCGCCATTGCCGGCTGCTACCACATGATCCCCAGGGTCTTTAAGACCACCATCTTCTCCGAAGCGCTCGCCAACTGGAGCTTCTGGTTCCTTATGTTCGGCGGCCTGGGCTTCTTCGTTACCCTGTGGCTCGGCGGCTTCTGGCAGGGCTGGCAGTGGAACAACCCCTCCATCCCCTTCATCGACACAGTCATCGCGCTGAAGCCTGTGTGGATTGTCCGGTTCTTCTCCGGCATCCTCATGTTCCTCGGCATCGTCAGCTTCGGCTACAACATCATGGCAACCATCCTCGGGGCGAAGGACCGGCCCGCGGCCGCTTAG
- a CDS encoding c-type cytochrome — protein sequence MRLALAIASFVVLIVHGLVFYQQFFHKWENYQTAYFDQARALSKTDAEKAALTARSPRIEQSLVTKFGDNRVDRCITCHLAMDDPRFKDHAQPLRTHPYTAGMGDVQVNGKWERRHKFADFGCTVCHDGQGRGLQEHYSHGEDEYWPDPLAGYIVQANWRKDFSTKLKGKDYMQSNCAQCHTEENFAGTALVDRGRKLFFANNCYGCHRIEGLSEGTLGPDLSEVGKKFKIDYLWESIVEPRANLATSFMPQFHLSEPDVKALVIFLKSRRGVNFSETSLQRYRASLNAKRPPEGAAEPVVLQGAALISSGEKLVTDHACTACHKLGSRDGGIAPDLSFEGLMKPESWILEHFKNPPALIRDSIMPTFRFPAADFQAMSTYLASLKTPPPMPTPADTFKELCQRCHGEKGDGHGPIAIYLDPYPRDLTKAGFINSKPVERLQTSIKTGVAGTSMPAWGQVLNDTQIQGVLQYVFTTYTKEPRKEITARKLPEKNPVAFSSESTARGEDAFIRRCSGCHGRKADGKGPNSLDILPRPRNLRNTAFVDSVSDRRLFESILYGVQGSAMPSWIDYGLSQNEVGDLVNFIRGINARSAARK from the coding sequence ATGAGACTCGCACTTGCTATCGCCAGTTTCGTGGTCCTCATCGTCCACGGGCTCGTCTTCTACCAGCAGTTCTTCCACAAGTGGGAAAACTACCAGACCGCTTACTTCGATCAGGCGCGCGCCCTTTCCAAGACCGACGCCGAGAAGGCCGCCCTCACCGCGCGTTCACCCCGCATCGAGCAGTCGCTGGTCACCAAATTCGGCGACAACCGCGTCGATCGCTGCATCACCTGCCACCTGGCGATGGACGATCCCCGCTTCAAGGATCATGCCCAGCCTCTTCGCACTCATCCCTACACCGCGGGCATGGGCGACGTCCAGGTCAACGGCAAATGGGAACGCCGCCACAAGTTCGCCGACTTCGGCTGCACCGTCTGCCACGACGGCCAGGGCCGCGGTCTGCAGGAGCACTACAGCCACGGCGAGGACGAATACTGGCCCGATCCTCTGGCCGGTTACATCGTCCAAGCCAACTGGCGCAAAGACTTCTCCACGAAGCTGAAGGGCAAGGACTACATGCAGTCCAACTGCGCCCAGTGCCACACCGAAGAGAACTTCGCCGGCACGGCCCTGGTCGATCGCGGACGCAAGCTCTTCTTCGCCAATAACTGTTACGGCTGCCATCGCATCGAAGGCCTCTCCGAAGGCACCCTCGGCCCGGATCTCTCCGAAGTCGGCAAGAAGTTCAAGATCGACTACCTCTGGGAGTCCATCGTTGAACCCCGCGCCAACCTCGCCACCTCGTTCATGCCGCAATTCCATCTCAGCGAACCCGACGTCAAGGCTCTGGTCATCTTCCTGAAGAGCCGCCGCGGCGTCAACTTCTCTGAGACTTCCCTCCAGCGCTACCGCGCCTCTCTCAACGCGAAGCGGCCGCCCGAAGGCGCAGCCGAACCGGTGGTCCTGCAGGGCGCCGCTCTCATCTCATCCGGCGAGAAACTGGTCACCGATCATGCCTGCACCGCCTGCCACAAGCTCGGCTCTCGCGACGGCGGCATCGCCCCGGACCTCAGCTTCGAAGGCCTCATGAAGCCCGAATCGTGGATTCTCGAACACTTCAAGAATCCGCCCGCCCTCATTCGCGACTCCATCATGCCGACCTTCCGCTTCCCCGCGGCCGACTTCCAGGCCATGAGCACCTACCTGGCCAGCCTGAAGACTCCTCCGCCGATGCCCACGCCGGCCGACACCTTCAAGGAACTCTGCCAGCGCTGCCACGGCGAAAAGGGCGACGGCCACGGCCCCATCGCCATCTACCTCGACCCCTACCCCCGCGACCTCACCAAGGCCGGCTTCATCAACAGCAAGCCCGTCGAGCGTCTCCAAACCTCCATCAAGACCGGCGTGGCCGGTACCTCGATGCCCGCCTGGGGCCAGGTGCTCAACGACACCCAGATCCAGGGTGTTCTCCAGTACGTCTTCACCACCTACACGAAGGAGCCGCGCAAGGAGATCACCGCCCGCAAATTGCCCGAGAAGAATCCGGTCGCTTTCAGTTCCGAATCCACGGCGCGCGGCGAGGATGCCTTCATCCGCCGTTGTTCCGGCTGCCACGGCCGCAAGGCCGACGGCAAGGGCCCGAACTCGCTCGACATCCTGCCGCGCCCCCGCAACCTGCGCAACACGGCTTTCGTCGACAGCGTCTCTGACCGCCGGTTGTTCGAATCCATTCTCTACGGCGTGCAAGGCTCCGCCATGCCGTCGTGGATCGACTACGGTCTGTCCCAGAACGAAGTTGGCGACCTCGTCAACTTCATCCGCGGCATCAATGCCCGGAGTGCCGCCCGCAAGTAG
- a CDS encoding cytochrome b N-terminal domain-containing protein, translated as MSQAVKPPSLWTNMRELPANVWHSLFRNPLPGDDLQRSSTSFTNFFLHIHPVKVNKNTLRPIYTMGLGLMSFFLFLILVVTGVLLMFYYVPSTTQAYDRMLDLRGTVAFGIFLRNMHRWSAHGMVGVVVLHMCRVFFTGSYKKPREFNWVIGVILFLLTLFSSFTGYLLPWDQLAFWAITVGTSIAAYAPVVGKDIQFLMLGDATVGQEALLRFYVLHVAVLPVIVTLLVAIHFWRIRKDGGLSRPEETATPVAVSIKAVELKKNKTYGLQGFVRGPFTKIGNTPDNSVFAWPNLLIAELFVFILTLAAILTLSMMFNAPLEEPVNVMHPPNPAKAPWYFLGLQEMVSYSAFWGGVGIPTIFVLLLLATPYLDRRTAGVGKWFARERLLANTIFMTFLIVNVVFVIIGTFFRGPNWEFVSPWK; from the coding sequence ATGAGCCAGGCAGTCAAACCCCCTTCGCTGTGGACCAACATGCGGGAGCTACCGGCCAACGTCTGGCACTCGCTCTTCCGCAACCCTCTCCCCGGGGATGATCTCCAGCGCTCTTCCACCAGCTTCACCAACTTCTTCCTTCACATCCACCCGGTGAAGGTGAACAAAAACACGCTCCGGCCCATCTACACCATGGGCCTGGGCCTCATGTCCTTCTTCCTCTTTCTGATCCTGGTGGTCACGGGCGTCCTGCTGATGTTCTACTACGTCCCCTCCACCACGCAGGCCTACGACCGCATGCTGGACCTGCGCGGCACTGTCGCCTTCGGCATCTTTCTGCGCAACATGCACCGCTGGTCCGCTCACGGCATGGTCGGCGTTGTCGTCCTCCACATGTGCCGCGTCTTCTTCACCGGCTCCTACAAGAAGCCCCGCGAGTTCAACTGGGTCATCGGCGTCATCCTCTTCCTGCTCACCCTCTTCTCCAGCTTCACCGGTTACCTGCTGCCCTGGGATCAGCTCGCTTTCTGGGCGATCACGGTCGGCACATCCATCGCCGCTTACGCTCCGGTTGTCGGGAAAGACATCCAGTTCCTGATGCTCGGCGACGCCACCGTCGGCCAGGAAGCGCTGCTTCGCTTCTACGTCCTCCACGTAGCCGTCCTGCCGGTCATCGTCACCCTCCTCGTCGCCATTCACTTCTGGCGCATCCGCAAGGATGGCGGACTCTCCCGTCCCGAAGAGACCGCCACCCCCGTCGCCGTCAGCATCAAGGCTGTCGAACTCAAGAAGAACAAGACCTACGGCCTCCAGGGCTTCGTCCGCGGGCCCTTCACCAAGATCGGCAATACCCCCGACAACTCGGTCTTTGCCTGGCCCAACCTGCTCATAGCCGAGCTGTTCGTGTTCATCCTCACCCTCGCCGCGATCCTGACGCTCTCCATGATGTTCAACGCGCCGCTGGAAGAACCCGTCAACGTCATGCATCCGCCCAATCCGGCCAAGGCGCCCTGGTACTTCCTCGGCCTGCAGGAGATGGTCAGCTACTCCGCCTTCTGGGGCGGCGTCGGCATCCCCACCATCTTCGTCCTGCTCTTATTGGCGACCCCCTACCTCGACCGCCGCACCGCCGGCGTCGGCAAATGGTTCGCCCGCGAGCGCCTGCTCGCCAACACGATCTTCATGACCTTCCTGATCGTCAACGTGGTGTTCGTCATCATCGGGACCTTCTTCCGTGGACCCAACTGGGAGTTCGTCTCCCCTTGGAAATGA
- a CDS encoding Rieske (2Fe-2S) protein — protein sequence MNRRRMLAWFSGFGLFGSAILSAFSNLVFIKPRATYGQPQRFNIGKPEEFPSGTRMALDTRRVCVVREGDKIAAISTTCTHLGCIVSVADTGFACPCHGSRYDQDGNVTGGPAPKALPWYKVSLAPNGELEIDKDTEVEPGSYLNV from the coding sequence ATGAATCGGCGCCGCATGCTTGCCTGGTTCAGTGGTTTTGGACTGTTCGGCTCGGCGATCCTGAGCGCGTTTTCGAATCTCGTATTCATCAAGCCGCGCGCCACCTACGGGCAGCCCCAACGGTTCAACATCGGCAAGCCGGAGGAGTTCCCCTCCGGGACACGCATGGCTCTCGATACCCGCCGTGTCTGCGTCGTGCGGGAAGGCGACAAAATCGCCGCCATCTCCACCACCTGCACCCACCTCGGCTGCATCGTCAGCGTGGCCGACACGGGCTTCGCCTGCCCCTGCCATGGCTCGCGCTACGACCAGGATGGCAACGTCACCGGCGGCCCCGCCCCCAAGGCCCTCCCCTGGTACAAAGTGAGCCTCGCCCCCAATGGCGAACTTGAGATCGACAAGGACACCGAGGTCGAGCCCGGGAGCTACCTGAACGTATGA
- a CDS encoding Rrf2 family transcriptional regulator, with protein sequence MQLTRAADYAVRVMVHLASASVGERVTLTEFASFGDAPEAFLSKVLQSLTRAGLTISHRGVSGGYTIGRPASEITLLDVVEAMEGPLQLNLCIGPAGSCGRSGWCSVHEVWIEAQQALAAVLKSHTIASLAAKASPSTQICGVPEWS encoded by the coding sequence ATGCAGTTGACGCGTGCAGCCGATTACGCAGTCCGGGTGATGGTCCACCTGGCCTCGGCGTCTGTGGGCGAACGCGTCACCCTCACTGAGTTCGCTAGTTTCGGCGACGCTCCTGAGGCCTTCCTCAGCAAAGTGCTCCAATCGCTTACCCGCGCGGGTTTGACTATTTCGCACCGCGGTGTCTCCGGCGGTTACACCATTGGACGTCCCGCCAGCGAGATCACCCTACTCGATGTGGTCGAGGCCATGGAGGGACCTCTCCAGCTCAACCTCTGCATCGGTCCGGCCGGGTCCTGTGGCCGCAGCGGTTGGTGCTCGGTCCATGAGGTTTGGATAGAGGCGCAGCAGGCGCTGGCGGCCGTGCTGAAGTCCCATACCATCGCCTCTCTCGCTGCCAAAGCGTCCCCGTCTACCCAGATCTGCGGGGTGCCCGAATGGAGCTGA
- a CDS encoding TlpA disulfide reductase family protein, which translates to MLQTFRIAAGVAVLCLSTLSPAAEAESLASRWDAQLTSHGAVIPFRLDIEGSGSSLTGTLFNGEQKQTTTSATLKDGVLTLDFAHYLTKIIASQKNGRLVGKVEGRFGGDSYVSFVPFEAKPYAPVTASAANAPRINGLWEIPYESAKGEKAWRFIVRQNAAEVAATILRVDGDTGALTGHFQDGRFVLSHFDGARPLRLEVVPQDNGTLELNLTGGVRSGKYTAVRTEDARAKGLPEPADFVKHTTLRDPNEKFTFRFPDVGGNLVSSADPKFRNKVVLAIITGTWCPNCHDEAQYLVQLYRKYRDQGLEIVALDFEEPEQQDELQRVKAFTSKYGVEYTYLIAGAPAEMWEKVPQAINLNTWPATFFVSRDGRVRKIHAGFAAPSSGEFHQQLKAEFTSTIESLLAEHAAPELSESAGLRD; encoded by the coding sequence ATGCTTCAGACCTTCCGAATCGCCGCCGGTGTTGCGGTACTGTGCCTTTCCACGCTGTCTCCTGCCGCGGAGGCCGAGTCCCTCGCCAGCCGCTGGGACGCGCAGCTCACCAGCCACGGCGCTGTGATCCCATTCCGACTGGACATTGAGGGGTCTGGCTCCAGCCTCACCGGAACGTTGTTCAACGGTGAGCAGAAGCAGACTACAACCAGCGCGACGCTGAAGGACGGGGTCCTCACGCTCGACTTCGCGCACTATCTCACTAAGATCATTGCTTCCCAAAAGAACGGACGCCTGGTGGGCAAAGTGGAAGGGCGGTTCGGAGGCGACAGTTACGTCTCCTTCGTGCCCTTCGAAGCGAAGCCATACGCGCCGGTGACCGCTTCCGCCGCAAACGCGCCGCGGATCAATGGACTATGGGAGATTCCGTACGAAAGCGCAAAGGGCGAGAAGGCGTGGCGTTTCATCGTGCGCCAGAATGCGGCGGAAGTAGCTGCGACCATCTTGCGTGTCGACGGAGATACCGGCGCGCTTACGGGCCACTTCCAGGACGGGAGGTTTGTGTTGAGCCACTTCGATGGAGCCCGCCCTCTGAGGCTGGAGGTGGTACCCCAGGACAATGGAACTCTGGAGCTGAATCTGACCGGAGGAGTGCGATCCGGCAAGTACACCGCAGTGCGCACCGAGGATGCCCGCGCCAAGGGTTTGCCGGAACCCGCGGACTTCGTGAAACATACAACTCTCCGTGATCCGAACGAAAAATTCACCTTCCGCTTCCCGGATGTTGGTGGGAACCTCGTTTCCAGTGCGGATCCGAAGTTCAGGAACAAAGTGGTTCTGGCGATCATCACCGGAACATGGTGCCCGAACTGCCATGACGAGGCGCAGTATCTGGTCCAGCTCTACAGGAAATACCGCGATCAGGGTCTCGAGATCGTGGCTCTCGACTTCGAAGAACCCGAGCAGCAGGACGAGTTGCAGCGGGTAAAGGCGTTTACTTCGAAGTACGGCGTCGAATACACATATCTGATCGCCGGCGCTCCGGCCGAGATGTGGGAGAAGGTGCCTCAGGCGATCAACCTGAACACGTGGCCTGCGACGTTCTTCGTAAGCCGCGACGGTCGCGTCCGGAAGATCCATGCCGGATTCGCCGCGCCCTCCAGTGGGGAGTTCCACCAGCAACTCAAGGCTGAGTTTACCTCCACCATCGAGTCGTTGTTGGCGGAACACGCGGCGCCGGAGTTGTCGGAATCCGCCGGCCTCCGCGACTAA
- a CDS encoding PLP-dependent aspartate aminotransferase family protein, which translates to MKFKTLAIHAGHDPKKHMGAVMPPIYQTSTFAFRDVGQPGPFDYSRSGNPTRATLEDCLAALEGGQRGFAFATGMAAETTALMQFSSGDRLIVQRDLYGGTYRLFESAFRNKGICAEYVDLRNLDALRVALATPAAAIWIETPTNPLMNLVDLAAVAELAQAHGAITICDNTFLSPYFQRPLDLGIDIVLHSTTKYLNGHSDVVGGALVAKRDDLCERIGLLQNALGTCAGPQDCFLVLRGIRTLGVRMEEHNRNALAIAKWLQTHPRVEEVLHPGLESHPQHELAKRQMTGFGGTFSFRLKGGEVALHRLLRGVKVFLLAESLGGVESLIDHPATMTHASIPPDVRQRMGIGDDLVRLSVGLEHVDDLIADLDAALSGD; encoded by the coding sequence ATGAAGTTCAAAACCCTTGCCATCCATGCCGGGCACGACCCGAAGAAACACATGGGCGCGGTGATGCCGCCCATCTACCAGACGTCCACCTTTGCATTTCGCGATGTGGGGCAGCCCGGCCCGTTCGACTATTCCCGCAGCGGCAATCCAACTCGGGCCACGTTGGAAGACTGCCTGGCCGCGCTTGAGGGGGGCCAGCGCGGGTTTGCCTTCGCCACAGGCATGGCCGCCGAAACAACGGCGCTCATGCAGTTCTCGTCGGGTGACCGGCTGATCGTGCAACGCGACCTGTATGGCGGCACCTACCGGTTGTTCGAAAGCGCCTTTCGGAACAAGGGCATCTGCGCCGAGTATGTGGATCTGCGGAATCTGGACGCCCTCCGCGTGGCGCTGGCCACCCCGGCCGCGGCGATCTGGATCGAGACGCCCACCAACCCACTGATGAACCTGGTGGATCTGGCGGCCGTAGCCGAGTTGGCCCAGGCTCATGGCGCGATCACGATCTGCGACAACACGTTTCTTTCGCCTTACTTCCAACGTCCTCTCGACCTGGGCATCGACATCGTGCTGCATTCGACCACGAAGTACCTGAATGGCCACTCCGATGTGGTGGGTGGCGCGCTCGTGGCGAAGCGGGACGATCTGTGCGAACGAATCGGCCTGCTGCAGAATGCGCTGGGCACTTGCGCCGGTCCGCAGGACTGCTTTCTGGTTTTGCGCGGGATCAGGACGCTGGGCGTCCGCATGGAGGAACACAACCGGAATGCCCTGGCCATCGCAAAGTGGTTGCAGACACATCCGCGCGTGGAAGAGGTGCTGCACCCCGGACTGGAGTCTCACCCGCAACACGAACTCGCGAAGCGGCAGATGACCGGCTTTGGTGGCACCTTCTCGTTCCGTTTGAAAGGCGGAGAGGTGGCGCTGCACCGGTTGCTGCGGGGCGTGAAGGTGTTCCTGCTGGCGGAGTCGCTGGGTGGGGTCGAATCGCTGATCGATCACCCGGCCACCATGACCCATGCCAGCATTCCACCCGACGTCCGCCAGCGCATGGGCATTGGCGACGACCTCGTCCGGCTCTCTGTCGGTTTGGAACACGTGGACGATCTGATCGCCGATCTCGATGCCGCGCTCAGCGGCGATTGA
- a CDS encoding PEGA domain-containing protein, whose translation MTLTNGRGDAGRHFGFTMLRKLLLVSAALIVALPASAGVRYVRGGFGFGPAFGPWGYGYDPYFYGGYPIVTHPNAGQVKLDTKIKDAEVYVNGSYAGTAGELKSMWLKQGSYKLEVRAPGREQFAQQIYVVNGKTMKVRPELRMEPKS comes from the coding sequence ATGACACTCACAAATGGCAGGGGCGACGCGGGACGCCACTTCGGATTCACGATGCTGCGCAAGCTGCTGCTGGTGTCCGCTGCATTGATCGTGGCCCTGCCCGCGAGCGCGGGCGTCCGCTACGTCCGGGGCGGCTTCGGTTTCGGCCCGGCGTTTGGACCGTGGGGCTACGGCTATGACCCGTACTTCTACGGCGGGTACCCGATTGTCACGCATCCGAACGCGGGTCAGGTGAAGCTGGACACGAAGATCAAAGACGCTGAGGTCTACGTAAACGGATCGTATGCCGGTACGGCGGGCGAGCTGAAGTCCATGTGGCTGAAGCAGGGTTCGTACAAGTTGGAAGTGCGGGCTCCAGGCCGTGAACAATTCGCGCAACAGATCTACGTGGTGAACGGCAAGACGATGAAGGTTCGACCCGAGCTACGGATGGAGCCGAAGTCTTGA
- a CDS encoding trypsin-like peptidase domain-containing protein, protein MMRPVVYGALAVVLAVGPEMAQTRPKEAASVPAKSLADYSEAMENLAEAASPAVVQILVQRVAPVGQGDSQHMGFVAEQQATGSGVIVDPDGYIVTNAHVVQNARHIDVKILRVDERGQAPHGHLLPAKLVGLDSQVDIAVLKIEGSNLPTLSFLNSDTLRQGRLVMALGSPLGLQNTLTHGVVSATLRQLKPESPMVYIQTDAPINPGNSGGPLLDIEGRIAGINTMIYSESGGNEGIGFAIPANLAKDVYLKLRKDGRVRRGAIGVIPEAITPALAAGLGLDRDSGVILSDVAPHGAADAAGLQPGDVLISIDNKPVREVRDLALTVFQRAPGDELKMVIQRGKEQMTKTVAVLERKNEPNLLEDQASYDAALVRQLGILAVTLDEKVTAILPDLRRLSGVAVAAVPAEYAGLNPGLLAGDVIYEVNTKAIASLDELRAVLNEKKSGDAIVLLVERMGQLIYVTATPE, encoded by the coding sequence ATGATGAGGCCGGTAGTCTATGGTGCGCTGGCGGTCGTGTTGGCCGTTGGACCCGAGATGGCGCAGACGCGGCCAAAGGAGGCCGCCTCCGTGCCCGCCAAATCGTTGGCGGACTACAGCGAGGCGATGGAAAACCTGGCTGAGGCGGCGAGCCCGGCGGTGGTACAGATCCTGGTGCAGAGGGTCGCTCCGGTGGGCCAGGGCGATTCGCAACATATGGGTTTCGTGGCTGAGCAACAAGCCACGGGGTCTGGCGTCATCGTGGACCCGGACGGCTACATCGTCACGAACGCGCATGTAGTACAGAACGCACGGCATATTGACGTGAAGATCCTGCGGGTGGACGAGAGGGGCCAGGCGCCGCACGGACACCTGCTGCCGGCGAAGCTCGTCGGGCTGGACTCGCAGGTGGATATAGCGGTGCTAAAGATCGAGGGCAGCAATCTGCCGACGCTGTCGTTTCTGAACTCGGACACGTTGCGGCAGGGGCGTCTGGTGATGGCACTGGGCAGCCCGCTGGGTCTGCAGAACACCCTGACACATGGTGTGGTGAGTGCAACGCTGCGGCAACTGAAGCCCGAAAGTCCGATGGTGTATATCCAGACTGACGCTCCGATCAATCCCGGAAACAGCGGCGGTCCTCTGCTGGATATCGAAGGCCGGATCGCGGGTATCAACACGATGATCTACTCGGAGTCGGGCGGCAATGAGGGTATTGGGTTCGCGATTCCAGCCAATCTGGCGAAGGATGTCTATCTGAAGTTGCGGAAGGACGGGCGGGTGCGCCGGGGAGCGATCGGCGTAATACCGGAAGCGATCACTCCGGCGCTGGCAGCGGGACTTGGCCTGGATCGCGACTCCGGGGTGATTCTCTCGGATGTCGCTCCCCATGGGGCGGCGGATGCGGCGGGGCTGCAGCCAGGTGATGTTCTGATCTCGATCGACAATAAGCCGGTGAGAGAGGTGCGGGATCTGGCGCTGACCGTATTCCAGCGGGCTCCGGGCGATGAGCTGAAGATGGTGATCCAGCGCGGCAAGGAGCAGATGACGAAGACCGTGGCGGTGCTGGAACGTAAGAACGAACCCAACCTGCTGGAAGATCAAGCCAGCTATGATGCGGCCCTGGTGCGGCAACTGGGAATCCTGGCGGTGACGCTGGACGAGAAGGTGACGGCCATTCTACCGGATCTGCGGCGACTGTCCGGCGTCGCGGTGGCCGCCGTGCCAGCGGAGTATGCCGGCTTGAATCCGGGACTGCTGGCGGGCGATGTGATCTATGAAGTGAATACCAAGGCCATAGCGTCGTTGGATGAATTGCGGGCTGTCTTGAACGAGAAGAAGTCGGGCGATGCCATTGTGTTACTGGTGGAGCGGATGGGGCAGTTGATCTACGTGACTGCAACGCCGGAGTGA